Proteins encoded in a region of the Candidatus Eisenbacteria bacterium genome:
- the ygfK gene encoding putative selenate reductase subunit YgfK codes for MSLPAFRPAPLATLARWLFPALDGTGPVLGVPRANLAFPDARMEMRLLGGSVEAPLGVAAGPHTQLAQNLVSAWLCGARFMELKTVQARDDIEVARPCIDSADETYNCEWSQELALEQSFDEYLKAWVLVHVLARRMGRPGPGVIFDMSVGYDLEGIRGGKMQRFLARMRDAGAEVAAALEEVAKVEPRAREVEVPARISGAVTLSTMHGCPPAEIERIARYLLEELGVHTWVKLNPTLLGPDTLRGLLNARQGFDIEVPDAAFEHDPRFGDAVAMIRNLAAAAKSVAARPAGAPGRDVTFGIKLSNTLEVRNRGRVFPPSEPMMYLSGRALHPLTLTLAHRLTEELDGTVPISFCGGADADNFPDLVADGLGPVTVCTDLLKPGGYARLGQYLSNLGAAMETAAAKTLAEFTGTGARERLARHAAHVAGEPRYARRERPMATKRSRELGAFDCVAAPCMEACPAHQNVPDYMFLVARGRRAEALDVILRTNPLPTVTGSICDQPCIDACVRNHYDAPLAIREVKRFAAEAAPASTPAPGRDHEARVAVIGAGPAGLSAAFYLRLAGLRVTLFDAAPAPGGMVSGVVPEYRLPAASSQRDIERVKSLGAEVRTGVRLGSGANLDSLRREGFRNFVVGVGAQRGRRLGVPGDDAAGVTDALEFLRHARRGGAQDPGPRVLVVGGGNTAMDAARTARRLVEAGSVTLVYRRSRAAMPADPEEIHACDLEGVEIREWLAPVEVVLDSPVGIPAAGGPDATATETPRRAVGLRCRPMRPGATDSSGRARPVPTGEPDVVLPCELIIPAVGQDTALDFLDGEDVEIGRDGTLRVDPGTGETRVRGIFAGGDVVRGPASIIEAVADGRRAAAEIARRHGSALPSEVELEKFLGLPELMAKRAARAPAEPVPVLPVARRRGFDEVNLPFGADAAAREASRCLDCDEVCSLCVTVCPNRALQAFAMSPLRVEPGELAMRGGALVPADCAAFEARQRVQIAHVADFCNRCGNCTTFCPTRGEPWRAKPSFWLDVAGFECAGDDAYRAERSGEAVVLEAKIGGGRHRLAVSGNEAVYRGPKVRAFWRVEGWKLVSAEPVGILAEGERVDLLPCATLIALLPALEQLPGW; via the coding sequence GTGAGCCTGCCCGCGTTCCGCCCCGCGCCGCTGGCCACCCTCGCCCGGTGGCTGTTTCCCGCCCTCGACGGCACCGGCCCGGTGCTGGGCGTGCCCCGCGCCAACCTGGCCTTCCCCGACGCGCGCATGGAGATGCGCCTGCTGGGCGGGAGCGTGGAGGCGCCGCTGGGAGTTGCCGCGGGGCCGCACACGCAGCTGGCGCAGAACCTGGTTTCGGCGTGGCTGTGCGGGGCGCGGTTCATGGAGCTCAAGACGGTGCAGGCCCGCGACGACATCGAGGTGGCGCGCCCGTGCATCGACTCCGCGGACGAGACCTACAACTGCGAGTGGTCCCAGGAGCTGGCGCTGGAGCAGTCCTTCGACGAGTACCTGAAGGCCTGGGTGCTGGTGCACGTGCTGGCCCGCCGCATGGGCCGTCCCGGACCGGGCGTGATCTTCGACATGAGCGTGGGCTACGACCTCGAGGGCATCCGCGGCGGGAAGATGCAGCGCTTCCTGGCCCGCATGCGCGACGCCGGCGCCGAGGTGGCCGCGGCCCTGGAGGAAGTGGCGAAGGTGGAGCCGCGGGCGCGGGAGGTCGAGGTCCCGGCGCGCATCTCCGGCGCCGTGACCCTCTCCACCATGCACGGCTGCCCGCCGGCGGAGATCGAGCGCATCGCCCGCTACCTGCTGGAGGAGCTGGGGGTGCACACCTGGGTGAAGCTCAACCCCACGCTGCTGGGCCCGGACACCCTGCGGGGACTGTTGAACGCGCGCCAGGGATTCGACATCGAGGTCCCCGACGCGGCCTTCGAACACGACCCGCGATTCGGCGACGCCGTGGCCATGATCCGCAACCTGGCCGCCGCCGCGAAGTCAGTGGCCGCGCGACCCGCCGGCGCGCCCGGGCGCGACGTCACCTTTGGCATCAAGCTCTCCAACACCCTCGAGGTCCGCAACCGCGGGCGGGTGTTCCCGCCGTCCGAGCCGATGATGTACCTCTCCGGCCGCGCGCTGCACCCGCTCACGCTGACGCTGGCGCACCGGCTCACCGAGGAGCTGGACGGCACCGTGCCCATCTCCTTCTGCGGCGGCGCGGACGCCGACAATTTCCCCGACCTGGTGGCCGACGGGCTGGGGCCGGTCACGGTGTGCACCGACCTGCTCAAGCCAGGCGGCTACGCGAGACTGGGGCAGTACCTGTCCAACCTCGGCGCGGCCATGGAGACGGCCGCGGCGAAGACGCTGGCGGAGTTCACGGGGACCGGCGCCCGGGAGCGCCTGGCCCGGCACGCCGCGCACGTGGCCGGCGAGCCCCGCTATGCGCGCCGCGAGCGGCCCATGGCCACCAAGCGCTCCCGCGAGCTGGGAGCATTCGACTGCGTGGCCGCCCCGTGCATGGAGGCCTGTCCGGCGCACCAGAATGTGCCCGACTACATGTTCCTGGTGGCCCGCGGCCGGCGCGCCGAGGCGCTGGACGTGATCCTGCGCACCAATCCGCTGCCCACCGTGACCGGCAGCATCTGCGACCAGCCGTGCATTGATGCCTGCGTGCGCAACCACTACGACGCGCCGCTGGCCATCCGCGAGGTGAAGCGCTTCGCCGCGGAGGCGGCCCCGGCCAGCACGCCGGCCCCGGGCAGGGACCACGAGGCGCGCGTGGCGGTGATCGGCGCGGGCCCGGCGGGTCTTTCGGCCGCGTTCTACCTGCGCCTCGCGGGCCTGCGCGTGACCCTCTTCGACGCCGCGCCCGCCCCCGGCGGCATGGTCTCGGGCGTGGTGCCGGAATACCGGCTGCCCGCGGCGTCCTCGCAGCGCGACATCGAACGGGTGAAGTCCCTGGGCGCGGAGGTGCGCACCGGCGTGCGCCTGGGCTCCGGGGCGAACCTCGACAGCCTGAGGCGCGAGGGCTTCCGGAACTTCGTGGTGGGCGTGGGCGCGCAGCGCGGGCGGCGGCTGGGCGTGCCCGGAGACGACGCCGCGGGCGTGACCGACGCGCTCGAATTTCTGCGCCATGCGCGCCGCGGGGGCGCGCAGGACCCCGGCCCGCGGGTGCTGGTAGTGGGCGGAGGCAACACCGCCATGGACGCCGCGCGCACCGCGCGCCGCCTGGTGGAGGCTGGATCCGTCACGCTGGTCTACCGCCGCTCGCGCGCGGCCATGCCCGCCGATCCCGAGGAGATCCACGCGTGCGACCTTGAGGGCGTGGAGATCCGGGAGTGGCTGGCGCCGGTGGAGGTGGTCCTGGATTCCCCGGTTGGCATTCCCGCGGCCGGTGGTCCGGACGCCACCGCCACCGAAACGCCCCGGCGGGCCGTGGGCCTGCGCTGCCGCCCGATGAGGCCCGGCGCGACGGACTCGTCCGGGCGCGCCCGGCCGGTGCCCACGGGCGAGCCCGACGTGGTGCTGCCGTGCGAGCTCATCATCCCGGCGGTGGGCCAGGACACGGCGCTGGATTTCCTGGACGGCGAGGACGTGGAGATCGGGCGCGACGGCACGCTGCGCGTGGACCCCGGGACCGGCGAGACGCGCGTCCGGGGCATCTTCGCGGGCGGCGACGTGGTGCGCGGGCCGGCCTCGATCATCGAGGCGGTGGCCGACGGAAGGCGCGCCGCCGCGGAGATCGCGCGCCGCCACGGATCGGCGCTGCCCTCTGAAGTGGAGCTGGAAAAGTTCCTGGGGTTGCCGGAACTGATGGCGAAGCGGGCCGCGCGGGCGCCGGCGGAGCCGGTCCCGGTGCTCCCGGTGGCGCGCCGGCGGGGCTTCGACGAGGTGAACCTGCCTTTCGGCGCGGACGCCGCCGCGCGCGAGGCGTCGCGATGCCTGGACTGCGACGAGGTCTGCAGCCTGTGCGTGACCGTGTGCCCCAACCGGGCGCTGCAGGCGTTTGCCATGTCGCCGCTGAGGGTGGAGCCCGGGGAGCTGGCGATGCGCGGGGGCGCGCTGGTGCCGGCGGACTGCGCCGCCTTCGAGGCGCGCCAGCGGGTGCAGATCGCGCACGTGGCCGACTTCTGCAACCGCTGCGGCAATTGCACCACCTTCTGTCCCACCCGCGGCGAACCGTGGCGGGCCAAGCCGAGCTTCTGGCTCGACGTGGCGGGCTTCGAGTGCGCCGGAGACGACGCGTACCGCGCGGAGCGCTCCGGGGAGGCCGTGGTGCTCGAGGCGAAGATCGGCGGCGGCAGGCACCGCCTGGCGGTGAGCGGGAACGAAGCGGTGTATCGCGGTCCGAAGGTGCGCGCCTTCTGGAGGGTGGAAGGCTGGAAGCTGGTGTCCGCGGAGCCGGTGGGCATACTGGCGGAGGGCGAGCGGGTGGACCTCCTGCCGTGCGCCACGCTCATCGCGCTGCTGCCGGCGCTGGAGCAGCTGCCGGGCTGGTAG
- a CDS encoding pyridoxal-phosphate dependent enzyme, giving the protein MPGPDGRFWPFRCPNAGSGDGADHVVARVLPADLADFPRQGDPNPFVRFREFLHSWHVARAGGLSDADFIALVKGFDRAVAAVDGHGFRSTSFAPHPELTARLGLKSPGAAWVKDETGNVSGSHKARHLMGIALYLDVVAKLRERARSAVDLDGAGPHPAGDGPGPAAVPPDLAIASCGNAALAAAVVARAAERTLRVFVPEDANPRVLERLRSLGARVEICRRIAGVAGDPCVHAFRAATAAGALPFCCQGSDNGLTVEGGETLAWEMAAELDRAGARLDRLFVQVGGGALASACAQGLREAAAAGASFGAPRLHAVQTRGAWPLRRAYEKLRARAMERLGHSPPGGPGHARDAAGADFLRGKAGTPEVREALRHARAHRAEYMWPWEQTPRSAAHGILDDETYDWFAVVEGMIASGGWPVTVSEERLREARDLARSATAAPADHTGTAGLAGLLELRAAGLVREDEVVAVLFTGVER; this is encoded by the coding sequence ATGCCCGGACCCGACGGCCGCTTCTGGCCGTTCCGCTGCCCCAACGCCGGATCCGGCGACGGCGCCGACCACGTCGTCGCGCGCGTGCTCCCGGCCGACCTGGCCGACTTTCCCCGGCAGGGTGATCCCAACCCCTTCGTGCGCTTCCGCGAGTTCCTGCACTCCTGGCACGTGGCCCGGGCGGGGGGTCTTTCCGACGCCGACTTCATCGCCCTCGTGAAGGGTTTCGACCGCGCCGTGGCTGCCGTGGATGGCCACGGATTCCGCTCCACGTCCTTCGCCCCGCACCCGGAGCTGACCGCGCGGCTGGGTCTGAAGTCCCCCGGGGCGGCCTGGGTGAAGGACGAAACCGGGAACGTCTCCGGATCCCACAAGGCGCGTCATCTCATGGGGATCGCGCTGTATCTTGATGTGGTTGCGAAGCTGCGCGAGCGGGCGCGGAGCGCGGTGGACCTTGACGGGGCGGGGCCACACCCCGCGGGGGACGGCCCGGGGCCCGCGGCGGTGCCGCCGGACCTCGCGATCGCCAGCTGCGGCAATGCCGCGCTCGCGGCGGCGGTGGTGGCCCGGGCCGCGGAGCGGACGCTGCGCGTGTTCGTGCCCGAGGATGCCAACCCGCGGGTGCTGGAGCGGCTGCGCTCGCTGGGTGCGCGGGTCGAAATCTGCCGCCGGATCGCCGGCGTCGCGGGCGATCCGTGCGTCCACGCGTTCCGCGCGGCCACCGCGGCCGGGGCGCTGCCCTTCTGCTGCCAGGGCAGCGACAACGGGCTCACGGTGGAGGGCGGCGAGACGCTCGCCTGGGAGATGGCCGCGGAGCTAGACCGCGCGGGCGCCCGCCTCGACCGGCTGTTCGTGCAGGTGGGGGGTGGGGCGCTGGCCAGCGCCTGCGCGCAGGGCCTGCGGGAGGCGGCTGCGGCGGGCGCCTCGTTCGGCGCGCCTCGTCTGCACGCGGTGCAGACCCGCGGCGCGTGGCCGCTGCGGCGCGCCTACGAGAAACTGCGCGCGCGTGCGATGGAGCGCCTGGGGCACTCGCCGCCCGGCGGGCCGGGGCACGCCCGCGACGCGGCGGGCGCGGACTTCCTTCGCGGCAAGGCCGGGACCCCGGAGGTGCGCGAGGCATTGCGCCACGCACGGGCGCACCGCGCGGAGTACATGTGGCCGTGGGAGCAGACGCCGCGCAGCGCGGCGCACGGCATCCTGGACGACGAGACCTACGACTGGTTCGCGGTGGTGGAGGGGATGATCGCCAGCGGCGGCTGGCCGGTGACGGTCTCCGAGGAGCGCCTGCGCGAGGCGCGCGACCTGGCGCGCTCCGCCACGGCCGCGCCCGCCGACCACACCGGCACCGCCGGGCTCGCGGGCCTGCTGGAGCTGCGCGCGGCAGGGCTGGTGCGGGAAGACGAGGTGGTGGCGGTGCTGTTCACCGGGGTGGAGAGGTAG